CCCTGCCGAGCGTGGAAGACAGGGATATCTACAACGAGCTCAAGGCGCTGGCCAATGGCTTGGCAGCCAAGGGCTATCCCCTGTATTCCGTGGATACCCGGCATCCCGATCTCATGGTTGCGGCAAATTACAATCTGGTGCCGGGATTCGACTTCCGAGAGCGTACGCCTAACCGGAGTCTGGGCCTGTTCGTCGGTCGCATTCTGGCCGAGGATTCGGAGTTCGATGAGGCTCTGGAAGGACTGGACGTGCTGGAGGAGATATATCCGGAGGCATACTTTCTGCCGTTCTTCCGAGGGCTTCTGGCCTTGCGCATGGGCGATTCCGGGTATGCGCTGGACATGTTTTCCGAAGCCGAACCCTTGCAGCCCGCCAACGAGGAACGCGGTCTTGCCGCCTTTTATCAGGGATATGTGCTGTCGCAGATGGAGGAATGGGAAGAGTGCGTGGCACCCCTTGGTCGGGCCGTGGAATACGATGCCGAGGTCAAGGAGTTCTTCAATCTGCGTGGAGTCGCCTATTTCAAGCAGGGCAAATATGAACGGGCGGCCAGTGATTTTCAGGCCTCTCTGGACATCGATTCCGGCTCCCCGCACGATCTGGCCAACCTCGGCCTGTGTCACAAGTTCATGGGCAATACGGGCGAGGCGCTGGATTATCTCGGCGCAGCGTTGGAAATGGACCCGGGGCTGGAGTATGCCCGGACGCATTTCGAGGAGTTGCAGGCCCAGGCGGAGTGATTGGTGCACAGGTATCGACCGGATGTGGATATCGGTGTCCAGGTTGACAAAGTTGCCCTATGGGTCGTAAGAGTGTTTGGGCAATTCGAGGACCACTCAGGTTACAAACAGCGGATCGCTGTTTAACTGGATATGGCGGCTCCTTTTAGGAGCAACATTACCCCTAACAGCATAGACGTAAATCCTTAGGAGGATACAATGGCTGTTGTTGAATTCCAGGGCAAGACCTTTGAAGTAGACGAAGACGGCTTCCTGCAGCGTTTTGACGATTGGACCCCTGAATGGGTCGATTACGTGAAGGAGACCGAAGGCATCAAGGAAATCACCGATGACCACCAGAAGGTGATCGATTTCCTGCAGGACTACTACAAGAAGAACGGCATCGCTCCGATGGTCCGCATTCTGTCCAAGGTGACCGGCTTCAAGCTGAAACAGATCTACGAGCTGTTCCCCTCCGGACCCGGCAAGGGAGCCTGTAAGATGGCTGGCCTGCCCAAGCCCACCGGTTGCGTCTAAACCGCACCGAATCATGGGACTACAAGAGCGGGGGCTTCGGCTTTCGCTCTTTTTTTGTGCTGCTGGATGTGGAAGGGGATTTCGCAAAAGACCGTTTCTGGCGAGTGGTTCCGAAGAATTGCGAAAACAGGCTGAAAAACAGTTGAAATCCGTCGTCGATGCGTGTAGGTGAGGGGCGCACTCGACGGTCGTGGGACGTGCGGACCTTCCACCCGCACATCACTTTTTTACTTGCGAACCGTTTGGGCAGTGAGTATAAAACCAAGTTCCACGCAAACGAAGACAGGAGACCGTCATGAAAAAAGATATTCATCCCAAGACTTTTAAGGCAAAGTTTCGCTGCCACTGCGGCTACGAAAGCGAGATCGTGAGCACCAAGGGCGAAAACGTGGACGTTGAAATTTGTTCCAACTGCCACCCGTTCTACACCGGCAAGCAGCGTTTCGTAGATACTGCCGGCCGCATTGATCGTTTCCGCAAAAAGTACGCCAAGTTCGACGAGCAGCGCAAGACCGCCGAATAGCTATTTCCGCCGAAGCGTGCGTCAATATGCCTTCGTTGGACGACCCGACGAAGGCATATTGTTTTTGTCATACGGACCTTTACTTTTTCGAGCGCAGTTCTTAACTCAGTGCCTTGAAAGGGAACCGGAAAACCGGAGTCCGTTGAAATCGCCCAACCGGAGGAATACGCTTGAAGCTGCGGAACCTGCTTATCTTTGCCGCCCCCCAGACTGTTGGCGGGCAGGCCGTTATCGAGGGCGTGATGATGCGCGCCCGGAACTCCCTCGCCATTGCCGTGCGCAAGACCGATGGAGATATTCTCGTTGATGTCCGTCCCTGGTTCTCTCTGACCCGCCATCCATTGCTGCGGAAGCCTTTTTTGCGTGGATTCCCCGTACTCATGGAAACCATGGTCAACGGAATCAAGGCACTGAATTTTTCCGCGGTTCAGGCCGCTGAAGACGAAGAGAGTGGTGAAAGCGAAATCACGTCCTTTCATCTGGTCATGACCATGGCCTTGGCTCTTGCTGCGGCTCTGGGGCTTTTCGTTGTCCTGCCGCACTTCATTTCCGTGGGAATGGAATTCCTCGGTCTGGCCGGTGATGTCGATTCCCTCAGTTTTCATCTCTGGGACGGCGTTTTCAAGATGGCCGTGTTTCTCGGCTACATCTTCGCCATTTCCTTCATTCCGGATATCCGTCGCGTTTTCGAGTATCATGGAGCCGAGCACAAGGTCATCTGGACCTGGGAAGCCGGACACGGACTGACCCCGGCAGCGACGCACGGCTACAGCCGGCTGCATCCGCGCTGCGGAACCGCGTTCCTTCTGTTCGTGCTGGCGGTCAGCATTCTGCTTTACGCAGTACTCGTGCCGCTTCTGCTCATGATCTGGGCGCCCGGGAATTTCATTGTCAAACACCTGTACATTGTGGGCATGAAGCTGTTGCTGATGGTGCCCATCAGTTGCATCGCCTATGAACTGATCAAGTTCTCCGGCCGGTTCAATGAGAACATCCTGTGCAAGGCCATGTGCTGGCCCGGACTGATGATGCAGCTTTTGACCACCAAAGAGCCCGATGACAGTCAGATCGAGGTGGCCATCGCCGCCTTGAAGGGTGCCGTCAAGGCCGAGGAGTGCTGATAGATGTTCGCAAAACTTGAAGAGATCGAGGTCAGGTTCGAAAGCCTGGAGCAGGAACTGGCAGAGCCGGGAATTTTCAATGATCAGGACCGATATCGCAAGATTTCCAAGGCG
Above is a window of Pseudodesulfovibrio tunisiensis DNA encoding:
- a CDS encoding TusE/DsrC/DsvC family sulfur relay protein, which encodes MAVVEFQGKTFEVDEDGFLQRFDDWTPEWVDYVKETEGIKEITDDHQKVIDFLQDYYKKNGIAPMVRILSKVTGFKLKQIYELFPSGPGKGACKMAGLPKPTGCV
- the rpmE gene encoding 50S ribosomal protein L31 gives rise to the protein MKKDIHPKTFKAKFRCHCGYESEIVSTKGENVDVEICSNCHPFYTGKQRFVDTAGRIDRFRKKYAKFDEQRKTAE
- a CDS encoding DUF1385 domain-containing protein, whose protein sequence is MRLKLRNLLIFAAPQTVGGQAVIEGVMMRARNSLAIAVRKTDGDILVDVRPWFSLTRHPLLRKPFLRGFPVLMETMVNGIKALNFSAVQAAEDEESGESEITSFHLVMTMALALAAALGLFVVLPHFISVGMEFLGLAGDVDSLSFHLWDGVFKMAVFLGYIFAISFIPDIRRVFEYHGAEHKVIWTWEAGHGLTPAATHGYSRLHPRCGTAFLLFVLAVSILLYAVLVPLLLMIWAPGNFIVKHLYIVGMKLLLMVPISCIAYELIKFSGRFNENILCKAMCWPGLMMQLLTTKEPDDSQIEVAIAALKGAVKAEEC